TACGCAAATAAGGTTCTGAAATACTAATGAGTGTGAAAGCACATGAATCTGTCATGGATTGGGTCACCGAGGAGCTCCGCAGCGGGCGGCTAAAACTCGGCGACCATCTCCCCAGCGAACGTTCCCTGTCTGAAACCCTTGGTGTTTCCCGGAGTTCGCTGCGGGAGGCACTTCGTGTGCTTGAAGCGCTCGGCACGATTTCTACCGCCACTGGTTCCGGGCCACGTTCCGGCACGATTATCACCGCGGCCCCTGGCCAGGCTCTTTCCTTGTCTGTGACTTTGCAATTGATCACAGACCAGGTCGGCCATCACGATATTTACGAAACCCGCCAGCTCCTCGAGGGCTGGTCCGCGCTGCATTCCAACCCCGAGCGCGGCGACTGGGCTGCCGCTGAAGCTTTGCTGGAAAAGATGGACGACCCCAGCCTTCCGCTGGAAGATTTTTTGCTTTTCGACGCCGAATTCCACGTTGTTTTATCAAAAGGCGCAGAAAACCCGCTGATCACCACTTTGATGGAAGCCCTTCGACTCTCCGTGTCTGATCACACTGTTGCCCGCGCGCGTGCCCTTCCCAATTGGTCTGAAACGTCAGCGCGTTTACAAAAAGAACACCGCGCAATTTTGAAGGCACTGCGTGCTGGTGAATCTGTACACGCAGCCGAGTTGATTAAAAAACACATCGAAGGCTACTACGAAGAAACCGCTGCAGCGAAGGCCTAAATGTCCCGCACTTTGTGGGCGGTCAGTGATCTTCATGTAACTTTCGCCCAAAACCAAAAAACCGTTGATGCACTCCAGCCCCATAATCCAGGTGATTGGCTGATCGTTGCCGGAGATGTAGCCGAAAAAATCCCTGATGTGGTGCGGGTGTTGTCAGGGTTAGCTGCACGCTTTGACACTGTCATTTGGGTTCCCGGAAACCATGAGTTATTCAACCGGAAAACTGATCGCATCAACGGCAAAGCTCGATACCGCGCATTGGTTGGTCAGCTTCGAGCGCTAGGTGTCATCACCCCCGAAGATCCCTACCCCGTCTTTGGCGGAGTCACTATTTGCCCACTGTTCACGCTTTACGATTACTCTTTCCGCCCCCTTGGCTTCACCGCAAAACAGGCCGTGGCTCAAGCAAAAGTGAAACTCGACGACGAGCTAGCTATTGCCCCTTACGTTGATATCCCACAGTGGTGTGCCGAACGACTCTCCTACACAGAAGATCGACTCAAAGCCACCAAGGGGCCAAAAGTCCTGGTCAATCACTGGCCACTTGTTATCGAACCCACCCACCGCCTCTTTGAAAAAGACATCGCCTTATGGTGTGGCACCACCGCCACCAGAGACTGGGCAGTGCGCTTTAATGCAGTGATGGCGATCCATGGACACCTGCATATTCCTGCTGAAACTCGAGTAGATGGAATAAGCCATGTGGAGGTGTCTTTGGGGTACCCCTTTGAAAAGCATCCACCACATTTAAAGAGGCCATGGCCTTTTCCGGTCATGCAGATCAACTAATTTTGCCCGATTGTGGGGGTAATTAGGCTCACCTGTTTCCTGGACCCCATTGACATTCAAAGGTGACGTGTCTTACATTCATGTGGTCTGACCATGAGGTTGGGCCAATCGGTTACAGCCCGTTTACTCCCGCCGTCCGTTCCAGAGAAGAGGTCACCATGACAACTGCCGTAGATCAAAACTCACCACCGAAACAGCAATTAAACAGACGCGTCCTGCTGGGCAGCCTCAGTGGCAGCGTCATTGAGTGGTTTGATTTCCTCGTATACGGAACCGTCGCCGCACTGGTATTCAACAAGATGTACTTCCCCAGTGACAATGAGTTCCTTTCCACCATCTTGGCGTATGCGTCATTCTCCCTGACCTTCTTCTTCCGTCCCGTTGGTGGCGTCATTTTCGCTCACATCGGTGACCGGATTGGCCGCAAGAAAACCCTGTTCATCACCCTCATGCTCATGGGTGGTGGCACCGTTGCCATCGGTTTGCTTCCCGACTACAACTCAATCGGCATCTGGGCACCGATCCTGTTGATGTTCCTGCGCATCCTGCAGGGCATCGGCATCGGTGGCGAGTGGGGCGGCGCACTGCTTTTGGCTTATGAATACGCACCTAAGAACCAGCGTGGTCTCTACGGCGCAGTTCCTCAAATGGGCATTTCCCTCGGCATGCTTCTGGCTGCTGGTGTGATCTCCCTACTTACCCTCATGCCAGATGAGCAGTTCCTGACCTGGGGTTGGCGTGTCCCATTCGTAGGATCGATCATCCTCGTGTTCATTGGTCTGTTCATCCGAAATGGCCTTGATGAAACACCAGAATTCAAGCGCATCCGTGATTCCGGCCAGCAGGTAAAGATGCCTCTGAAGGAAGTGCTAACCAAGTACTGGCCAGCCGTACTTGTTTCCATCGGCGCGAAAGCTGCAGAAACCGGACCTTTCTACATCTTCGGCACCTACATCGTTGCGTATGCAACCAACTTCCTGAACATCCGCGACAACATGGTCCTCCTGGCTGTTGCGTGCGCAGCACTCGTTGCCACCATTTGGATGCCACTGTTTGGTTCCTTCTCCGACAAGGTCAACCGCGCAGCCCTCTACAGGATCTGTGCATCTGCAACCATCGTGTTGATTGTCCCTTACTACTTGATTCTCAACACCGGCGAAATTTGGGCACTGTTTATCACCACCGTGATCGGCTTCGGAATTCTCTGGGGCAGCGTGAATGCAATCCTCGGAACCGTCATCGCAGAAAACTTCGCACCTGAGGTCCGCTACACCGGCGCT
Above is a genomic segment from Corynebacterium suranareeae containing:
- a CDS encoding FadR/GntR family transcriptional regulator — translated: MSVKAHESVMDWVTEELRSGRLKLGDHLPSERSLSETLGVSRSSLREALRVLEALGTISTATGSGPRSGTIITAAPGQALSLSVTLQLITDQVGHHDIYETRQLLEGWSALHSNPERGDWAAAEALLEKMDDPSLPLEDFLLFDAEFHVVLSKGAENPLITTLMEALRLSVSDHTVARARALPNWSETSARLQKEHRAILKALRAGESVHAAELIKKHIEGYYEETAAAKA
- a CDS encoding metallophosphoesterase family protein, encoding MSRTLWAVSDLHVTFAQNQKTVDALQPHNPGDWLIVAGDVAEKIPDVVRVLSGLAARFDTVIWVPGNHELFNRKTDRINGKARYRALVGQLRALGVITPEDPYPVFGGVTICPLFTLYDYSFRPLGFTAKQAVAQAKVKLDDELAIAPYVDIPQWCAERLSYTEDRLKATKGPKVLVNHWPLVIEPTHRLFEKDIALWCGTTATRDWAVRFNAVMAIHGHLHIPAETRVDGISHVEVSLGYPFEKHPPHLKRPWPFPVMQIN
- a CDS encoding MFS transporter — protein: MTTAVDQNSPPKQQLNRRVLLGSLSGSVIEWFDFLVYGTVAALVFNKMYFPSDNEFLSTILAYASFSLTFFFRPVGGVIFAHIGDRIGRKKTLFITLMLMGGGTVAIGLLPDYNSIGIWAPILLMFLRILQGIGIGGEWGGALLLAYEYAPKNQRGLYGAVPQMGISLGMLLAAGVISLLTLMPDEQFLTWGWRVPFVGSIILVFIGLFIRNGLDETPEFKRIRDSGQQVKMPLKEVLTKYWPAVLVSIGAKAAETGPFYIFGTYIVAYATNFLNIRDNMVLLAVACAALVATIWMPLFGSFSDKVNRAALYRICASATIVLIVPYYLILNTGEIWALFITTVIGFGILWGSVNAILGTVIAENFAPEVRYTGATLGYQVGAALFGGTAPIIAAWMFEVSGGQWWPIALYVAACCLISVIASFFIQRVAHQEN